The Halomonas denitrificans DNA window GAGGTGCTGATCTACGTGTTCCTGCGCGGCGGCATCGATGGCCTGAGCCTCTACGCACCCGGCGCCGGCCATCCGGATCGCGGGTTCTACGAGAGCCTCCGCCCCAGCGCGAGTGTCCGGCTGCCGACCGGCGGTCCGGGCGCGATGCTGTCCCTGAACAACGGTGATGGCTTCGGCCTGAACAGCGCCGCGGATCCGTTGCGCGACCTGTGGGACGACGGCGACCTGGCGATCGTCCACGCCACCGGTCTCCCGATCGTCAACCGCAGCCACTTCGAAGCCGAACGCTTCATCGAGCTCGGCACCCCGGGCGCCACCGAAGGGCTGCCCCCGGGCCAGGGGCCGATCGACGGCGTACGCACGACATCGACCGGCTGGCTGACCCGTCACCTGGCCTCGGCGGACAACCTCCCCCCGACGATGACCATGCCGGTCGTGGCAACCGAGAGCCAGACCACGCTCTCGCTGACCAACGAACCCGCTGCCGTCACGCTCCGCTACCCGAGCGACTTCGACCTGTCGACCTTCTCCCAGTTCGAGGAGCAGGTCGAGGATCGACTGGCGAGCATCTACGCCGCGGACGGAAGCGATATCGGCATCGCCGGCGAGCAGGCCATGATCGCCCAGGCGCTGATCGAGAACGTGTTCGACACCAGCAACAAGGACTACAACATCGCCCTGGGCGTGCCCTACCCGGTCCGTGATGCGAGCAACAACCTCGAGAGCATCAGCGACAAGCTGATCACGCTGGCGCGCCTGATCAAGGCCGGACTGGACCTGCGCATCGCCCAGGTCGACTACGGCGGTTGGGACGACCACACGGACCAGGGCTCGCTTCCGATGGGCACCGGCGGCTCAAGCGGTCGGTACCACGACCGACTGGACCGGCTGTCCCGGGCGGTCAACGCGTTCTGGGCGGACATGGCCGGCCAGTTCGACGCCAGCCCCGACCGCCGGAACAAGGTCACGGTGGTGTTCCACAGCGAGTTCGGCCGCCGCGCCTACAACAACAACGACAACGGCACCGATCATGGTTCGGGCAACCCCATGATGCTCCTGGGCGGCAACGTCAACGGCGGCCAGTTCCACGGCACCTGGCCGGGCATGGCGCCGGGCGACCTGTACCAGGGCAACGACCTCCGGTCGACCAACGACTTCCGCCGCATCCTCAGCGAAGTCCTGATCCGGCGCCAGGGCAACCCGAACCTCGGGATGATCTTCCCCTACTACTACAACTACCAGCCGATGGGCGTGGTCAACGGACCCGACCAGCTGCCGAACTACGGCCCCAACGACGAAATCACCGTCGACGGCTTCGAGTAGACCCCGCAGCCGCCCGGGATCGTTCCCGGGCGGCTCTCCGGACCTTCAGACAATCAGCATCGCGTCGCCGTAGCTGAAGAAGCGATAGCGCGCTTCGACCGCATGGGCGTAGGCGCGCAGGACCGATTCGCGGCCGGCGAACGCCGAGACCAGCATCACCAGGGTCGATCCGGGCAGGTGGAAGTTGGTGATCATGCCGTCGACCGCGCGGAACCGGTATCCGGGGTAGATGAACAGCCGGCTGTCGCCGGTGAACGGTTTCAATTCACCGTCCGATGCCGCGGTTTCCAGCGAACGGACCGCGGTCGTGCCGACCGCGATCACCCGTCCGCCGGCGGCCCGGGTGGCGACGATCCGGTCGACCAGGTCCTGCGAGACATCCAGCCATTCCGGATGCATCCGGTGATCCTCGACCCGTTCCACCCGGACCGGCTGGAACGTTCCTGCACCGACGTGCAGGGTGCAGAACGCGCGACCGATTCCCCGTGCGTCCAGCGCCGCGAGCAGGGCCTCGTCGAAATGCAACCCGGCGGTCGGCGCCGCGACGGCGCCCGGCTTCCGGCCGTAGACCGTCTGGTAGCGCTCGCGGTCCGAGGCGTCGTCCTCGCGAGCGATGTACGGCGGCAACGGCATGTGTCCGTGGGCATGGAGCAGCTCGATCCAGTCCGCCGCGGGATCGACCAGCCGAATACGCCAGAACTCGTCGACCCTTCCTTCGACCTCCGCCTCGCACTCGGCGCCCTCGATGAGGATCCGGGCACCCGCAGCGGGCTTCCGGTTGACTCCGAGCTGGGCCAGGGCGGTGGTCGCATCGATCACGCGTTCGACCAGGAGTTCGACGCGGCCGCCGGTGGCCTTCCGCGCATGCAGGCGCGCGGGAATCACCCGGGTGTCGTTGAACACCAGCAGATCGCCGGGATCGAGCAATTCGAGCAGGTCCCGGAAGGAGCGATCGACCGTCTCGCCGCTGGTCCGGTCGAGGACCAGCAGGCGGCTGTCGGATCGGCCCGGCAGCGGCTGCTGCGCGATCAGTTCCTCGGGCAGTTCGAAGTCGAAATCGGCTACGTCCATCGTGCGCTCCGTCGGTTCGCCACGGATTGTACCGAGCGTCGCGGCCCAGTCCCGCAGCGTTCGCTCGAATCTGGCATCCTGTCGGCTTTCCCAGGTATGGATCTCACCCATGCAGACCGCCGCGTTTCGCGACCGTTTCGCGTTTCCTCGCCATGGCCGAGACGGCCGGAAGACCTATTTCTGCGGAAACTCGCTCGGCCTGATGCCCGATAGCGCGCGCGCCGCGGTGGAGAAGGAGCTGAAGCGCTGGGCCGACCTGGGCGTCGACGGCCACTTCGACGGCGACCCCGCATGGCTCGGGTACCACCGCCAGTGCACCGATGTGCTGGCTCGCCTCGCGGGCGCCCGTCCGCGCGACGTCGTCGCCATGGGCGCCTTGACCGTCAACCTGCACCTGCTCATGACCAGCTTCTACCGGCCCGACGGGCGCAAGCGCAAGATCCTGATCGAGCGCGGCGCGTTCCCGTCCGACCGCTATGCCGTGGTCTCGCAGCTGCTCCTGCACGGGTACGGCGAGGACGACCTGATCGAGGTCGACCCCGGCGAAGACGGGCTGATCGACGACGCGCGGGTGGCCGAACTCATCCGGGCCCGGGCCGACGAGATCGCGCTGGTCCTGTGGCCCGGTGTCCAGTACGCCACGGGCCAGCGATTCGACTGCGGCCTGATCGGCCGCGCGGCCCATGAGGCCGGAGTACCGATCGGACTGGACCTGGCGCACGCGATGGGCAACGTGCCGCTCGCGCTCGAGGACTGGCAGGTCGACTTCGCGGCCTGGTGCAGCTACAAGTACCTGAATGCCGGCCCCGGCGCGGTCGCGGGCCTGTTCGTCCATCCCCGCCACGCGGACTTCGACGGTCCCCGCCTGGCCGGCTGGTGGGGTCACGACGAATCGACCCGCTTCGTCATGGGCCCCGACTTCGAGCCGATCCGCGGCGCCGAGGGCTGGCAGGTTTCGGGCGCTCCCGTGCTCAATCTGGCGGCCCTGCGCGGTGCGCTGGACATCTATCGCGAGGCCGACATCGACAGCTTGCAGGACGCCGAAACCGACCTGACCGCGCATCTCATGGCCGCCGTGGACAACCTGCCCGGGCAGCCGTTGAAGATCGTCACGCCACGCGAGCGCCCGCGCCGCGGGTGCCAGGTCTCGATCGCCGTTCGTGCCGGCCGCGAGGCCGGGCGGGCGCTGTTCGACCGGCTGCAGGACGCGGGCGTGGTCGGCGACTGGCGCGAACCCGACATCATCCGCATTTCGCCGAACCCGCTGTACAACTCGATCGAAGACGTGGAGCGGCTGATCGCGCTTCTGGACGAGTTTTCAGGCTGAGCGGCTCGGCGAGCGGTCCGGCGATCGCCGGGCCGCGGTTCAGCCTCCGCCGGGCGCGTCGCGGTACAGGCCGTGCTTGCGGACGTACGCCAGCACCGTCGAAGGCAGCAGGAATCGCGGATCGCGGCCCCCGGCAAGCTGGGCGCGGATGTCGGTGGACGAGATCGCGAGGCAGGTGAC harbors:
- a CDS encoding DUF1501 domain-containing protein, whose product is MNRINRRTFLTGSAAAAAATMTPGLSFAGAKGGTNDEVLIYVFLRGGIDGLSLYAPGAGHPDRGFYESLRPSASVRLPTGGPGAMLSLNNGDGFGLNSAADPLRDLWDDGDLAIVHATGLPIVNRSHFEAERFIELGTPGATEGLPPGQGPIDGVRTTSTGWLTRHLASADNLPPTMTMPVVATESQTTLSLTNEPAAVTLRYPSDFDLSTFSQFEEQVEDRLASIYAADGSDIGIAGEQAMIAQALIENVFDTSNKDYNIALGVPYPVRDASNNLESISDKLITLARLIKAGLDLRIAQVDYGGWDDHTDQGSLPMGTGGSSGRYHDRLDRLSRAVNAFWADMAGQFDASPDRRNKVTVVFHSEFGRRAYNNNDNGTDHGSGNPMMLLGGNVNGGQFHGTWPGMAPGDLYQGNDLRSTNDFRRILSEVLIRRQGNPNLGMIFPYYYNYQPMGVVNGPDQLPNYGPNDEITVDGFE
- the queA gene encoding tRNA preQ1(34) S-adenosylmethionine ribosyltransferase-isomerase QueA, with product MDVADFDFELPEELIAQQPLPGRSDSRLLVLDRTSGETVDRSFRDLLELLDPGDLLVFNDTRVIPARLHARKATGGRVELLVERVIDATTALAQLGVNRKPAAGARILIEGAECEAEVEGRVDEFWRIRLVDPAADWIELLHAHGHMPLPPYIAREDDASDRERYQTVYGRKPGAVAAPTAGLHFDEALLAALDARGIGRAFCTLHVGAGTFQPVRVERVEDHRMHPEWLDVSQDLVDRIVATRAAGGRVIAVGTTAVRSLETAASDGELKPFTGDSRLFIYPGYRFRAVDGMITNFHLPGSTLVMLVSAFAGRESVLRAYAHAVEARYRFFSYGDAMLIV
- the kynU gene encoding kynureninase, which translates into the protein MQTAAFRDRFAFPRHGRDGRKTYFCGNSLGLMPDSARAAVEKELKRWADLGVDGHFDGDPAWLGYHRQCTDVLARLAGARPRDVVAMGALTVNLHLLMTSFYRPDGRKRKILIERGAFPSDRYAVVSQLLLHGYGEDDLIEVDPGEDGLIDDARVAELIRARADEIALVLWPGVQYATGQRFDCGLIGRAAHEAGVPIGLDLAHAMGNVPLALEDWQVDFAAWCSYKYLNAGPGAVAGLFVHPRHADFDGPRLAGWWGHDESTRFVMGPDFEPIRGAEGWQVSGAPVLNLAALRGALDIYREADIDSLQDAETDLTAHLMAAVDNLPGQPLKIVTPRERPRRGCQVSIAVRAGREAGRALFDRLQDAGVVGDWREPDIIRISPNPLYNSIEDVERLIALLDEFSG